Proteins from a genomic interval of Clostridium sp. M62/1:
- the rsmH gene encoding 16S rRNA (cytosine(1402)-N(4))-methyltransferase RsmH gives MSIDTENRREEGKGTEPVHKRRVRYKGTHPRSYKEKYKELNPEKYRDTVEKVIQKGGTPAGMHISICVKEILDFFDIRPGQVGLDATLGYGGHTREMLKKLQGQGHIYGLDVDPIESEKTKKRLADAGFGPDILTVKLMNFADIDKVAEEAGPFDFILADLGVSSMQIDNPERGFTYKYEGPLDLRMDPTRGETAAERLKGMDREEFCGMLMENSDEPYAEEISHTVFSRLKRGGRIDTTTQLREAVEEALSFLPEKERKEAVKKSCARTFQALRIDVNSEFEVLYAFLEKLPSALKSGGKAAILTFHSGEDRLVKKSFREYKRAGLYSEIAQEVIRPSAEECARNSRAKSTKMRWAVKA, from the coding sequence ATGAGTATAGATACAGAGAACAGAAGAGAGGAAGGAAAAGGGACAGAGCCGGTACATAAAAGGCGTGTCCGCTATAAGGGAACCCATCCCAGAAGTTACAAAGAAAAGTACAAGGAGCTGAATCCGGAAAAGTACCGGGATACGGTGGAGAAGGTGATTCAGAAGGGAGGGACGCCTGCGGGAATGCATATTTCCATCTGTGTGAAGGAGATTCTGGACTTTTTTGATATCAGGCCGGGACAGGTGGGGCTGGATGCCACCCTGGGATATGGCGGACACACAAGGGAAATGCTGAAAAAGCTGCAGGGACAGGGGCATATTTACGGCCTGGACGTGGACCCCATCGAGTCGGAAAAGACGAAAAAAAGACTGGCGGACGCCGGCTTTGGGCCGGATATTCTGACGGTGAAGCTCATGAATTTTGCCGACATTGACAAGGTAGCTGAGGAGGCAGGGCCATTTGATTTTATTCTGGCAGATCTGGGAGTTTCCTCCATGCAGATTGACAATCCGGAACGAGGCTTTACCTACAAGTATGAAGGCCCCCTGGATCTGAGAATGGATCCCACCAGGGGGGAGACGGCGGCTGAGAGGCTGAAAGGGATGGACAGGGAGGAATTTTGCGGGATGCTGATGGAAAATTCAGACGAACCCTATGCAGAGGAAATCTCCCATACGGTATTCAGCCGGCTGAAACGGGGAGGAAGGATCGATACCACCACACAGCTTCGGGAGGCAGTGGAGGAGGCGCTTTCCTTTCTGCCGGAAAAGGAGAGAAAGGAGGCAGTGAAGAAGTCCTGCGCCAGAACCTTCCAGGCCCTCCGTATCGATGTAAACAGTGAGTTTGAGGTGCTGTATGCCTTTCTGGAGAAGCTGCCGTCTGCTCTCAAATCAGGAGGAAAGGCTGCTATTCTGACCTTCCATTCCGGTGAGGACAGGCTTGTAAAAAAATCCTTCAGAGAATATAAGAGAGCCGGCCTGTACAGCGAGATCGCGCAGGAGGTGATCCGGCCGTCGGCAGAGGAGTGCGCCAGAAACAGCCGGGCCAAGTCCACGAAAATGAGGTGGGCGGTGAAGGCATAG
- a CDS encoding replication-associated recombination protein A — protein MEQISMFDNAPVYSPLASRMRPESLEEFVGQSHLLGEGMLLRNLIERDKVSSMIFWGPPGVGKTTLAGIIANRTNAGFINFSAVTSGIKEIREVMAKAEEARHRGMKTVVFVDEIHRFNKAQQDAFLPYVERGSIILIGATTENPSFEINSALLSRCRVFVLKELSREELTALLKHALTSSRGYGYLKVEIEEELLDMIARFAGGDARTALNVLEMAVTNGEIHGDRTVVSREVIKQCIGKKSLLYDKKGEEHYNLISALHKSMRNSDPDAAVYWLERMLEAGEDPLYVARRLIRFASEDIGMADSRALSLAVAAYQACHFLGMPECDVNLVHTVIYLSMAPKSNSSYRACEAAKKDVRELEDEPVPLVIRNAPTKLMAELHYGEGYQYAHSTAEKMTRMQCLPDSLKDRIYYEPTNQGEEMVTGERLDAIRRWKKGETEGGKAQEREQKAGAEEQTEEFPC, from the coding sequence ATGGAACAGATATCCATGTTTGACAATGCGCCGGTCTACAGCCCTCTGGCCAGCCGGATGCGGCCGGAGAGCCTGGAGGAGTTTGTCGGGCAGTCCCATCTCCTCGGAGAGGGGATGCTGCTTCGCAACCTGATTGAGCGGGATAAGGTTTCATCCATGATTTTCTGGGGGCCTCCCGGAGTGGGGAAGACAACGCTGGCCGGCATCATTGCTAACAGGACAAATGCCGGCTTTATCAATTTCAGCGCCGTCACCAGCGGGATTAAGGAAATCAGGGAGGTAATGGCGAAGGCGGAGGAAGCCAGGCACAGGGGGATGAAGACTGTGGTATTTGTGGACGAGATACACCGCTTCAACAAGGCCCAGCAGGATGCCTTTCTGCCCTATGTGGAGAGGGGAAGCATCATTCTCATTGGCGCGACTACGGAAAATCCTTCCTTTGAGATAAACAGCGCTCTTTTGTCCAGATGCCGTGTTTTTGTCCTGAAGGAGCTGAGCAGGGAGGAGCTGACGGCCCTTCTTAAACATGCCCTGACCAGCAGCAGGGGATACGGCTACCTCAAGGTGGAGATAGAAGAGGAGCTGCTTGATATGATTGCCCGGTTTGCCGGGGGAGATGCGAGGACAGCCTTAAATGTGCTGGAGATGGCTGTCACCAACGGGGAAATTCATGGGGACCGCACAGTTGTGAGCCGGGAGGTGATAAAGCAGTGCATCGGAAAGAAGAGCCTTCTCTATGACAAGAAGGGGGAGGAGCATTATAACCTGATTTCCGCCCTCCACAAATCCATGAGAAATTCCGATCCGGATGCCGCCGTATACTGGCTGGAACGGATGCTGGAAGCAGGGGAGGATCCCCTGTATGTGGCAAGGCGGCTGATCCGGTTTGCAAGCGAGGATATTGGGATGGCAGACAGCAGGGCCCTTTCACTGGCTGTGGCTGCCTATCAGGCCTGCCACTTTCTGGGAATGCCGGAGTGCGACGTAAATCTTGTCCACACGGTAATCTATCTCTCCATGGCGCCCAAGTCCAATTCTTCCTACAGGGCCTGTGAGGCGGCAAAAAAGGACGTGCGGGAGCTGGAGGATGAGCCGGTGCCTCTGGTGATACGAAACGCCCCCACAAAGCTTATGGCAGAGCTCCACTACGGGGAGGGCTACCAGTATGCCCACAGCACGGCAGAGAAGATGACGAGAATGCAGTGCCTTCCGGACTCCCTGAAGGACAGGATCTACTATGAGCCTACGAACCAGGGGGAGGAAATGGTGACGGGAGAGAGACTTGACGCCATCAGGAGATGGAAGAAGGGCGAAACAGAGGGCGGGAAAGCACAAGAGCGGGAGCAGAAGGCAGGGGCAGAAGAGCAGACAGAGGAGTTTCCATGCTGA
- a CDS encoding MerR family transcriptional regulator, with amino-acid sequence MRKEILTISEFASLRGITAETLRHYDRIGLLKPAFTDSSTGYRYYSILQYEQLSTILELRQMGMSLSEIRSFFEDRNPHSALELLTERKLVLQAEIQKLRQLETAVSSKISHLEDILSRKASDPPRLVTLPERKALVWKTPLDSDVDIGYGFADLEEHLNEVAPIFAANRYGLLMPASVLKTGEKRSSLLLFTDEPAHLSGAEAVEVRRIPGGLYASALLYQPETDDLSEVKRLSRSYQSQGYRTEGEIIFISQIDLSVTGCRDQVLYEVQLPLVPCI; translated from the coding sequence ATGCGAAAAGAAATACTCACCATCAGCGAATTTGCTTCCCTGCGGGGCATCACCGCCGAAACCCTGCGCCATTATGACAGGATCGGGCTTTTGAAGCCGGCATTTACCGACTCCTCAACGGGGTACCGCTATTACTCGATTCTGCAGTATGAACAGCTTTCCACCATTCTGGAGCTGCGCCAGATGGGCATGAGTCTCTCTGAGATCCGAAGCTTCTTTGAAGATCGAAACCCTCATTCTGCTCTGGAGCTTTTAACAGAGCGAAAGCTTGTCCTGCAGGCAGAAATTCAAAAGCTGCGTCAGCTGGAGACAGCCGTTTCCTCTAAGATCTCACACCTGGAGGATATTCTGTCCCGCAAAGCCTCGGATCCGCCGCGCCTTGTGACCCTTCCGGAGCGGAAGGCCCTGGTCTGGAAAACTCCCCTGGACAGTGATGTAGACATAGGCTACGGCTTTGCCGATCTGGAAGAACATCTGAATGAGGTGGCTCCTATTTTTGCCGCCAACCGCTATGGTCTTCTGATGCCCGCCTCTGTGCTGAAAACGGGAGAAAAACGCTCTTCCCTTCTCCTCTTTACAGACGAACCGGCCCATCTCTCCGGCGCCGAGGCGGTAGAGGTGCGCCGGATTCCAGGGGGCCTTTACGCCTCTGCCCTCCTCTATCAGCCGGAGACAGACGATCTCTCAGAGGTCAAACGGCTGAGCCGCTCCTATCAGAGCCAGGGATACCGCACAGAGGGGGAAATCATTTTTATTTCCCAAATCGATTTGTCCGTCACAGGGTGCAGGGATCAGGTGCTGTACGAGGTTCAGCTTCCCCTTGTCCCCTGCATCTGA
- a CDS encoding MATE family efflux transporter, producing the protein MKENTSGSRSLNNGLNNSSDNRSHNNTLLTERLPRLFLLFVLPAVISMVISGTQSMIDGIFLGRFAGVNAMASVNIAGPYMQIITGCTMVICIGTFSYLGRTLGENTNPQKAKDIFRTAVVSLAACALILMAAGLFLSRPLALLLGANEVLLDETALYIRTVAVFIPAICFMMHFGFTARLLEKPHLYLIATLCCVSCNVIMDYLAVKVLGLGVVGAAAATGLSYLSGLLVVVRPFLSRKSIVNLFEGTFHWDILRSSAFNGSSEGITSISAALTMYLFNTAFMGFAGESGVAAFTVINYAGNFVVLVMFGVSDGISTLVSYNYGAKLLLRVKKTLRAALMINFCIGLLIFTVLHLFSRQMVGIFVSDNEFVTAMAVQGAALYSFCFLMNGFNIVQSGYYTSMGDALASVIISASRGIVFISTGIFLLPQFLGINGVWLTPPFAELMTVLVCLIIGRVRSADREISEETAPRTSPA; encoded by the coding sequence TTGAAAGAAAATACTTCGGGCAGCAGAAGCTTAAATAATGGCTTAAATAACAGCTCAGATAATCGTTCACATAATAATACTCTGCTGACAGAGCGCCTGCCCCGCCTGTTTCTGCTCTTTGTTCTTCCTGCGGTCATCTCCATGGTCATCTCAGGAACACAGAGCATGATAGACGGAATTTTTCTCGGCCGCTTTGCAGGGGTCAATGCCATGGCAAGCGTCAATATTGCAGGGCCCTACATGCAGATTATCACAGGCTGCACCATGGTTATCTGCATCGGAACCTTCAGCTATCTGGGACGGACGCTGGGAGAAAACACGAACCCGCAGAAGGCCAAGGACATCTTCCGGACGGCTGTCGTGTCCCTTGCGGCATGCGCTCTGATACTCATGGCAGCGGGACTTTTCCTCTCCCGTCCCCTGGCTCTCCTCCTGGGGGCCAATGAAGTGCTCCTAGATGAGACAGCACTCTATATCAGGACAGTGGCAGTTTTTATCCCTGCCATCTGCTTCATGATGCATTTCGGATTCACAGCAAGGCTTCTTGAAAAGCCTCACCTGTACCTGATTGCCACGCTCTGCTGCGTAAGCTGCAACGTGATCATGGACTACCTTGCTGTCAAGGTTCTGGGACTGGGCGTAGTAGGCGCGGCGGCGGCCACAGGCCTTTCCTACCTGTCCGGCCTTCTCGTAGTAGTGCGCCCCTTCCTGAGCAGAAAATCCATCGTGAACCTGTTTGAAGGCACCTTTCACTGGGATATTCTGAGAAGCTCTGCCTTTAACGGTTCCTCTGAGGGGATCACAAGCATTTCCGCCGCCCTGACCATGTACCTGTTCAACACAGCTTTCATGGGCTTTGCCGGGGAAAGCGGAGTGGCCGCATTTACAGTCATCAACTATGCCGGAAATTTTGTAGTGCTCGTCATGTTCGGAGTCTCCGACGGAATCAGCACCCTTGTCAGCTACAACTACGGGGCGAAGCTCCTCCTGCGCGTGAAAAAAACTCTGAGGGCAGCCCTGATGATCAATTTCTGCATCGGTCTTTTGATCTTCACCGTTCTCCATCTGTTCAGCCGGCAGATGGTGGGAATTTTCGTATCTGACAACGAGTTCGTCACAGCCATGGCGGTACAGGGAGCCGCCCTCTACAGCTTTTGCTTCCTGATGAACGGCTTCAACATTGTGCAGTCCGGCTACTATACCTCCATGGGAGATGCCCTCGCCTCCGTGATCATCTCAGCCAGCCGCGGGATTGTCTTTATCTCCACGGGTATTTTCCTTCTGCCTCAGTTTCTGGGCATAAACGGCGTATGGCTGACGCCTCCCTTTGCAGAGCTGATGACCGTTCTGGTGTGCCTGATCATTGGCCGGGTCCGCTCTGCTGACCGCGAAATATCCGAAGAAACCGCTCCCCGTACTTCTCCAGCTTAA
- the recQ gene encoding DNA helicase RecQ, producing MDERWKESRGEFCEGEEGREGPGAERGTPLQALKYYFGYDSFREGQQELIDSILSGRDTFGIMPTGAGKSLCYQIPALLMDGITIVVSPLISLMKDQVTALNQAGIHAAYLNSSLTQNQYFKALKLAGNGQYKIIYVAPERLLTESFLDFAKNAEISMLAVDEAHCVSQWGQDFRPGYLKIPEFVSRLPKRPVIAAFTATATDEVKADVIDLLLLDRPFMAATGFDRPNLWFSVEKVQDRFGAVKSYVAMHPKDSGIIYCLTRKQVEEVCGKLQWEGVPATRYHAGLSDEERRKNQEDFIYDRKPVMVATNAFGMGIDKSNVRYVLHYSMPKNMESYYQEAGRAGRDGEPAECILYYSGQDVITNQLFIEKGGENEELDDIAREIVRERDFERLRKMTFYCFTNECLRGYMLRYFGEYGDNYCGNCRNCMTNFETVDITEQAGAFLGCVKACRQRYGIQVILNTVHGGSTAKVRQYRMEENPFFGACRGMALHRLRDIFNHLLLEGYLRLTDDSYMIVKLTEKGEEFLGEWEKRRACGKGKEKDCHKENDGLRMVMKLAREETGERTGGNSERRRKGRGERQREKVIAAGLKKEDEPLFEELRSLRMEIARQEQVPPYIIFSDKTLVAMCAVKPATREEMLCVTGVGEVKLEKYGERFLRIFRGQQSGPGQ from the coding sequence ATGGATGAAAGATGGAAGGAATCCCGGGGAGAATTCTGCGAAGGAGAAGAAGGCAGGGAGGGGCCGGGAGCAGAGAGGGGGACTCCCCTTCAGGCCCTCAAATACTATTTTGGCTATGACTCGTTCCGGGAGGGCCAGCAGGAGCTGATAGACAGCATCCTGAGCGGAAGAGATACTTTTGGAATCATGCCCACCGGGGCCGGCAAATCTCTCTGCTATCAGATTCCCGCCCTTTTGATGGACGGAATTACCATTGTGGTTTCACCTCTTATCTCTCTTATGAAGGATCAGGTTACAGCTCTGAACCAGGCCGGCATCCATGCCGCCTATCTGAACAGCTCTCTCACACAGAATCAGTATTTCAAAGCATTAAAGCTGGCCGGGAATGGACAGTATAAGATTATCTATGTCGCACCGGAGCGGCTGCTGACGGAGAGCTTTCTGGACTTTGCGAAAAATGCTGAGATTTCCATGCTGGCAGTGGACGAGGCTCACTGTGTCTCCCAGTGGGGGCAGGATTTCAGGCCGGGGTATCTGAAAATACCGGAGTTTGTGAGCCGCCTGCCCAAAAGGCCCGTGATAGCTGCGTTTACGGCCACGGCCACCGATGAGGTGAAGGCAGACGTGATCGATCTGCTGCTGTTGGACCGTCCGTTTATGGCGGCTACGGGTTTTGACAGGCCCAATCTCTGGTTTTCGGTGGAGAAGGTTCAGGACAGGTTTGGCGCGGTGAAAAGCTATGTGGCAATGCATCCGAAGGACAGTGGGATTATCTACTGCCTGACGAGAAAGCAGGTGGAGGAGGTCTGCGGGAAGCTCCAGTGGGAGGGAGTCCCTGCCACCCGCTATCATGCGGGCTTGTCTGACGAGGAGCGCCGGAAGAATCAGGAGGATTTCATCTATGACCGGAAGCCAGTGATGGTTGCCACCAATGCATTCGGTATGGGAATTGACAAGTCCAATGTGCGGTATGTGCTCCACTACAGTATGCCGAAAAACATGGAGAGCTACTATCAGGAGGCAGGCAGGGCCGGGCGCGATGGGGAGCCGGCGGAGTGCATCCTGTATTACAGCGGTCAGGATGTTATCACAAATCAGCTCTTTATTGAAAAGGGCGGGGAGAATGAGGAGCTGGACGATATTGCCAGGGAAATTGTGAGGGAGAGAGATTTTGAGCGGCTCCGGAAAATGACCTTCTACTGTTTTACAAATGAATGCCTGAGAGGATATATGCTCAGGTATTTCGGGGAATATGGGGACAATTACTGCGGAAACTGCAGGAACTGTATGACGAACTTTGAAACGGTTGACATAACAGAACAGGCCGGAGCTTTTCTGGGCTGTGTGAAGGCGTGCCGCCAGAGGTACGGAATCCAGGTGATTCTCAATACCGTCCACGGAGGCAGTACGGCGAAAGTCAGGCAGTACCGGATGGAGGAGAATCCGTTTTTCGGGGCGTGCAGAGGTATGGCTCTCCACAGGCTCCGGGATATCTTCAATCACCTCCTGCTGGAGGGATACCTTCGTCTGACGGATGACTCCTACATGATTGTCAAACTGACAGAGAAGGGAGAGGAGTTTCTGGGGGAGTGGGAGAAGAGGAGAGCGTGCGGGAAGGGGAAAGAGAAAGACTGCCATAAAGAGAACGACGGTCTTCGTATGGTGATGAAGCTGGCAAGGGAGGAAACAGGAGAGAGGACAGGCGGAAACTCAGAACGCCGCAGAAAGGGGCGGGGAGAAAGGCAGCGGGAAAAAGTGATTGCTGCCGGACTTAAAAAGGAGGACGAGCCGCTGTTTGAGGAGCTTCGAAGCCTCCGGATGGAGATTGCAAGGCAGGAACAGGTTCCGCCCTACATTATCTTTTCAGATAAGACCCTGGTGGCCATGTGCGCGGTAAAGCCGGCCACCAGGGAGGAGATGCTCTGTGTCACGGGAGTCGGAGAGGTTAAGCTGGAGAAGTACGGGGAGCGGTTTCTTCGGATATTTCGCGGTCAGCAGAGCGGACCCGGCCAATGA
- a CDS encoding tRNA dihydrouridine synthase, with the protein MNYYLAPMEGITGYVYRNAYHRHFGRIGKYFTPFLSPHLNKAMTSRERNDVLPEHNRGILLVPQILTNDAEAFCSAMRGLWELGYREVNLNLGCPSGTVAAKGKGSGFLAAQLRERLECFLDEIFDCAENMGMRVSIKTRLGKESSEGFEELLELYLRFPLSELIIHPRVQTDFYKNTPHWEAFRLAKERACGVKLCYNGDIFTPEELSRFRAEFPETECVMLGRGVIANPGLAEWMETGKNPLDEKRFRDFHEDLLNGYREVMSGNRNTLFKMKELWTYMLTLFPDSEKEAKKIRKAGSMEAYLAAVEELLGKRILCPERGFQGF; encoded by the coding sequence GTGAATTACTATTTGGCCCCCATGGAGGGGATTACAGGTTATGTCTACAGGAACGCTTATCACAGGCATTTCGGCCGAATCGGCAAATATTTTACTCCGTTTCTCTCACCCCATCTGAATAAAGCTATGACTTCCAGGGAAAGGAATGATGTGCTGCCGGAGCATAACAGGGGGATTCTGCTTGTGCCCCAGATTCTGACTAATGATGCGGAAGCGTTCTGTTCGGCTATGAGGGGACTCTGGGAGCTGGGATACAGGGAAGTGAATCTGAACCTGGGGTGCCCGTCCGGGACGGTGGCAGCCAAGGGGAAGGGCTCCGGATTTCTCGCTGCACAGCTGAGAGAACGGCTGGAGTGTTTTCTGGATGAGATTTTTGACTGTGCAGAGAACATGGGCATGAGGGTTTCGATTAAGACCAGGCTGGGAAAGGAGAGCTCGGAGGGGTTTGAGGAGCTTCTGGAGCTGTACCTCAGATTCCCCTTAAGCGAGCTGATCATCCATCCCAGGGTGCAGACGGATTTTTATAAAAATACTCCCCACTGGGAGGCGTTCCGGCTGGCTAAGGAGAGAGCCTGCGGAGTGAAGCTCTGCTACAACGGAGATATTTTTACGCCGGAGGAGCTTTCCCGGTTCCGGGCGGAATTTCCGGAGACGGAGTGCGTGATGCTTGGGAGGGGCGTGATTGCCAATCCGGGACTTGCAGAATGGATGGAGACAGGGAAAAATCCTTTGGATGAGAAGCGTTTCAGGGATTTTCATGAGGATCTCCTGAATGGTTACCGGGAGGTGATGTCAGGAAACAGAAATACGCTGTTTAAGATGAAAGAGCTCTGGACGTATATGCTCACCCTGTTTCCGGACAGTGAAAAAGAGGCAAAGAAGATCCGAAAGGCGGGCAGCATGGAGGCCTATCTGGCGGCGGTGGAAGAGCTTCTCGGAAAGAGAATACTGTGTCCGGAGAGAGGATTTCAGGGCTTTTAA
- a CDS encoding glycine betaine ABC transporter substrate-binding protein, whose amino-acid sequence MKLFADLIEYFNSSSQEILSLLVEHIELTVLALVAAILIGVPLGILIAYIRPASKPVLAFANVVQAVPSMALLGLAIPVFGIGMKPAIFLVVIYSLLPIIKNTYAGLMNISDQMLEAAEGIGLTKSQILFKVRLPMALPVIMTGVRISAVSAVGLMTLAAYVGGGGLGYLVFSGIRTVSNVMILAGAIPACILALLVDRVFAAIETIVTPVSLLEGKNKDEKRRRKKRECVVIAVAVALLVALFSASLFQGKKTADIRIASMDFSENEIFAYMLSEAIERDLGIDVETIPDLGAGSVCLSSIESGEIDGYVDYTGTLYVNILKNPASSDVEQVYTDSVKGMKEQYGLDVLNSLNVNNTYTLSTTKEIAEQYGLETISDLKKIGGPVTICSTLAFMNREDGLLGVEDRYGINFNKVGVDGSARYTALMSGEGQVIDAYSTDGLLKKFDLVILEDDQGVFPPYYAVPVFREEIMEQYPEIADVTEALADVLSTDTMAELNYLVDEEGQKAEEVAHNFLVENLPEYARK is encoded by the coding sequence ATGAAGCTGTTTGCAGATTTGATTGAATATTTCAACTCATCCAGTCAGGAGATTCTCTCCCTTCTGGTGGAGCATATTGAGCTTACGGTGCTGGCTCTTGTGGCGGCCATCCTGATCGGCGTTCCCCTGGGAATCCTGATTGCCTATATACGGCCTGCCAGCAAGCCTGTTCTGGCCTTTGCCAACGTAGTGCAGGCAGTGCCCAGCATGGCTCTTCTGGGACTTGCCATCCCGGTGTTCGGAATCGGTATGAAGCCGGCCATCTTTCTGGTTGTCATCTATTCTCTGCTTCCGATTATCAAGAATACGTATGCAGGGCTTATGAATATCAGTGACCAGATGTTGGAGGCAGCAGAGGGAATCGGACTTACCAAGAGCCAGATCCTGTTTAAGGTAAGGCTTCCCATGGCCCTTCCTGTGATTATGACAGGTGTGAGAATCTCCGCTGTTTCCGCGGTAGGACTTATGACTCTGGCCGCCTATGTGGGCGGCGGCGGACTGGGCTATCTGGTATTCTCCGGAATCAGAACTGTCAGCAATGTGATGATCCTGGCGGGAGCTATTCCGGCCTGTATTCTGGCCCTTCTGGTGGACCGAGTATTCGCGGCCATAGAAACGATTGTGACGCCTGTGAGCCTTCTGGAGGGCAAGAATAAGGACGAGAAGAGGCGCCGCAAAAAGAGGGAGTGCGTGGTTATCGCAGTGGCTGTTGCCCTGCTTGTGGCTCTGTTTTCTGCAAGCCTTTTCCAGGGGAAAAAGACAGCCGATATCAGAATTGCCAGCATGGATTTCTCTGAGAATGAAATTTTTGCCTATATGCTTTCGGAGGCCATCGAGCGGGATCTGGGAATTGACGTGGAAACCATCCCGGATCTGGGAGCCGGCTCTGTCTGCCTGTCATCCATAGAGAGCGGGGAGATCGACGGATATGTGGATTACACGGGAACGCTTTATGTGAATATCCTGAAGAACCCGGCCAGCTCTGACGTGGAGCAGGTCTATACAGACTCTGTTAAGGGAATGAAGGAGCAGTACGGTTTGGATGTGCTCAATTCCCTGAATGTCAATAATACTTACACACTTTCTACGACCAAGGAAATTGCAGAGCAGTATGGACTAGAGACGATCAGCGATCTGAAAAAGATAGGCGGACCTGTCACGATCTGCTCGACTCTGGCATTTATGAACCGCGAGGACGGTCTCCTGGGAGTGGAGGACAGGTACGGAATTAATTTCAACAAGGTGGGAGTGGACGGCTCCGCCAGATACACAGCGCTTATGAGCGGAGAGGGGCAGGTCATCGACGCCTACTCCACAGACGGACTGCTGAAGAAATTTGACCTGGTAATCCTGGAGGATGATCAGGGAGTATTTCCGCCTTACTATGCAGTTCCCGTATTCCGTGAGGAGATCATGGAACAGTACCCGGAGATTGCAGATGTTACAGAGGCCCTGGCAGACGTGCTGTCCACCGATACCATGGCAGAGTTAAACTACCTGGTAGATGAAGAAGGACAGAAGGCAGAGGAGGTTGCCCACAACTTCCTTGTTGAGAACCTGCCGGAATATGCGAGAAAATAG
- a CDS encoding ABC transporter ATP-binding protein (Members of the family are the ATP-binding subunit of ABC transporters for substrates such as betaine, L-proline or other amino acids, choline, carnitine, etc. The substrate specificity is best determined from the substrate-binding subunit, rather than this subunit, as it interacts with the permease subunit and not with substrate directly.) yields the protein MIEFKHVSKTFHGKKIIDDISFQIPDGEFVVLLGESGCGKTTTLKMINKLILPSDGTVEINGRDISHMDTIALRRRMGYVIQQIGLFPHMTIRENIEIIARMKSKDKDRMEENAIRLMNMVNLDPATFMDAYPSEMSGGQQQRAGVVRAFMADPEIILMDEPFSALDPITRTQIQNALIDMQAALKRTIVFVTHDMDEAIRLADRICIMEEGRITQFDTPENILKNPANDFVRNFIGPKRIWTSPEFIKTRDIMISDPVCCHPKMPIFKCIETMGRKKVDTLMITDQKGRLYGVLFAESLIGVHEIKRPAEDFMYREFTSVGPDSSIVDLLTLFDEHHLSTLPVVNSQGIIEGLITRSTLINTLSRQFIADSGKEES from the coding sequence ATGATTGAATTCAAACATGTTTCCAAAACCTTTCATGGTAAAAAAATAATTGATGACATCAGCTTTCAGATCCCGGACGGGGAGTTTGTGGTTCTCCTGGGAGAGAGCGGATGCGGCAAGACGACTACCTTAAAGATGATTAACAAGCTGATTCTGCCTTCAGACGGAACGGTGGAGATCAACGGGCGGGATATCTCCCATATGGACACCATTGCGCTGAGGAGGCGAATGGGATACGTAATCCAGCAGATAGGCCTGTTCCCCCATATGACAATCAGGGAGAACATCGAGATTATCGCGAGGATGAAGAGTAAGGACAAGGACCGGATGGAGGAGAATGCCATCCGCCTGATGAATATGGTAAACCTGGATCCGGCTACCTTTATGGACGCTTATCCGTCGGAGATGTCAGGCGGTCAGCAGCAGAGGGCCGGCGTTGTGAGGGCCTTTATGGCAGATCCGGAGATTATCCTGATGGACGAGCCGTTTTCAGCTCTGGATCCCATTACGAGAACCCAGATTCAGAACGCCCTGATTGACATGCAGGCGGCGTTAAAGCGGACGATCGTGTTTGTAACCCACGACATGGACGAGGCCATCCGTCTGGCCGACCGGATCTGCATCATGGAGGAGGGGCGGATCACCCAGTTTGACACTCCGGAAAATATTCTGAAGAACCCGGCCAACGATTTTGTGCGCAACTTCATCGGTCCCAAGAGAATCTGGACTTCGCCGGAGTTTATCAAGACAAGGGATATTATGATTTCCGATCCGGTGTGCTGCCATCCGAAGATGCCGATTTTCAAGTGTATTGAGACCATGGGACGCAAAAAGGTAGATACGCTGATGATCACGGATCAGAAGGGAAGACTCTACGGCGTACTGTTTGCAGAGTCCCTCATCGGGGTTCATGAGATCAAACGTCCGGCGGAGGATTTCATGTACCGGGAATTCACCTCTGTCGGGCCGGACAGCTCCATTGTGGATCTGCTGACTCTGTTTGATGAGCACCACCTGTCCACCCTTCCGGTGGTAAACAGCCAGGGAATCATTGAGGGACTGATCACGAGAAGTACCCTGATCAACACCCTGAGCCGCCAGTTTATCGCTGATTCAGGAAAGGAGGAGTCATAA